A window of Chitinophagales bacterium contains these coding sequences:
- a CDS encoding sugar transferase, translated as MILSLSIPEPFATNQTQVGKTGFDILQRHRLHSRMDMIRDCDKVLEEKNKEMKLGEYLDGFSRLNAYHKYHYYRLGLYGRIGYFFAFLFHRLFPKLHPVTRKLYLAITKGKTQYFSKTEVLGRLFRAGFQMVAFSEEKGEIRFRVYKSAEFGETSPPSYWPVFRMRRVGKNGKIIHVYKWRTMHPYAEYVQEFIRVTQGLDETGKFKNDFRVTRWGKFLRKYWLDELPMLFNLFSGNIKLIGVRPISANYLKLYPESFQEYRKKFKPGLIPPYYADMPRNFDEIVASENRYFESYEKNAFTTDLRYFSRILSNILVKKARSK; from the coding sequence ATGATTCTTTCATTGTCAATCCCGGAACCCTTTGCCACCAACCAGACCCAGGTAGGGAAGACCGGATTTGATATTTTACAACGGCACAGACTCCATTCACGCATGGATATGATCCGGGATTGTGACAAGGTACTGGAAGAAAAGAACAAGGAGATGAAGCTGGGGGAATACCTGGATGGTTTCTCCCGTTTGAATGCCTATCATAAGTATCATTATTACCGACTTGGGCTATATGGGCGGATCGGATACTTTTTTGCCTTTTTGTTTCATCGCTTATTTCCCAAATTACATCCCGTTACAAGGAAGTTATATCTGGCCATCACCAAAGGAAAGACCCAATATTTTTCCAAAACAGAGGTATTGGGCCGTCTTTTTCGTGCCGGCTTTCAAATGGTGGCTTTCTCCGAGGAAAAAGGCGAAATACGCTTTCGCGTCTATAAATCAGCCGAGTTTGGCGAAACTTCCCCTCCTTCTTATTGGCCTGTATTTCGGATGCGTCGGGTAGGAAAAAATGGAAAGATCATTCATGTATATAAATGGAGGACCATGCACCCTTATGCCGAGTATGTACAGGAGTTTATCCGGGTGACGCAGGGGCTTGACGAGACAGGTAAATTCAAAAATGATTTTAGGGTTACTCGTTGGGGTAAGTTCCTTCGAAAATATTGGCTGGATGAATTGCCCATGCTTTTTAACCTGTTTTCGGGAAATATCAAATTGATCGGGGTACGCCCCATTTCTGCCAATTACTTAAAGTTGTACCCGGAAAGTTTTCAGGAGTACAGAAAGAAATTCAAACCAGGTCTGATCCCTCCATACTACGCCGATATGCCTCGGAATTTCGATGAAATTGTGGCCTCGGAAAATCGTTACTTCGAATCCTACGAGAAAAATGCCTT